A genomic window from Thiomonas arsenitoxydans includes:
- a CDS encoding SCP2 sterol-binding domain-containing protein: protein MKTLFNPRRSLQAFGLAAGLALSCVSATAWADTPVLMSPQWASEACTAWNNTPELTNGLKGEFMHDDKGRGYKLVEMYRTDCGKDTAVELKLQLQNDKAMCVSGGAPTLKPNFDVDFLMHANTKQWEEMGKGEYGPMKAMMFGRLEFQGPKMVAMRAMDPFSSFLLLVGKVPGSTATCPK, encoded by the coding sequence ATGAAAACACTGTTCAACCCCCGCCGTTCGCTGCAAGCCTTCGGTCTGGCCGCCGGTCTGGCCCTGTCCTGCGTGTCGGCCACAGCCTGGGCCGACACCCCGGTGCTGATGTCGCCCCAATGGGCCAGCGAAGCCTGCACCGCCTGGAACAACACCCCCGAGCTGACCAACGGACTCAAGGGCGAGTTCATGCACGACGACAAAGGCCGCGGCTACAAGCTGGTGGAGATGTACCGCACCGATTGCGGCAAGGACACCGCGGTTGAGCTCAAGTTGCAACTGCAAAACGACAAGGCCATGTGCGTCTCCGGCGGCGCGCCTACCCTCAAGCCCAACTTCGACGTCGACTTTCTCATGCACGCCAACACCAAGCAGTGGGAAGAAATGGGCAAGGGCGAATACGGCCCGATGAAAGCCATGATGTTCGGCCGCCTCGAATTCCAGGGGCCGAAGATGGTGGCGATGCGCGCCATGGACCCGTTCTCCTCTTTCCTGCTGCTGGTCGGCAAAGTGCCGGGCAGCACGGCCACTTGCCCGAAATAA
- a CDS encoding DsrE family protein, translated as MNMFIRRALVGATLTTFAFLPGLAHAEDTVPAIATQSHYGAIFQIDSGSPGAIKKTINNIENLLHDPRLKGKVQVELIANAQGFAAYVKNNGFEKKLQVLQQQGVLLAQCANTLRELHVDRKDLYPFITVVPSGMGEITIREAQGWAYIHPSAPKPGL; from the coding sequence ATGAACATGTTCATCCGACGTGCGCTTGTTGGCGCAACGCTCACTACATTTGCATTCTTGCCCGGTCTGGCACACGCCGAGGATACGGTTCCGGCAATCGCCACGCAGTCGCACTACGGTGCGATCTTCCAGATCGACTCCGGTAGTCCAGGCGCTATCAAAAAGACCATCAACAATATAGAAAACCTGCTCCATGACCCCAGGCTCAAAGGCAAGGTCCAGGTCGAGTTGATCGCCAACGCCCAGGGATTCGCCGCCTACGTCAAGAACAATGGTTTTGAGAAAAAATTGCAAGTTCTGCAACAGCAGGGCGTGCTGTTAGCGCAATGTGCCAATACCTTGCGCGAGTTGCATGTGGATCGCAAGGATCTATATCCATTCATCACTGTGGTGCCGTCCGGTATGGGAGAAATCACCATTCGGGAAGCGCAAGGGTGGGCGTATATCCACCCCTCAGCACCGAAGCCTGGTCTATGA
- a CDS encoding IS1634-like element ISThsp7 family transposase has protein sequence MFLKISSSGGHRYVRLVESFRNADGQPRQRTIATLGRLDEQGGPLDALLGALLRAKGRPSGDSDPSQVRFESALTLGDVWALHALWHELGFHGLGAIFRRARFTTAVEHAIRVMVFNRLCDPDSKLGVLRWLQTVSMPGIDVDKLTHQHLLRSMDALMDHQQAVDDCVAQLLRPLIDEDLSVVFYDLTTIRAEGLSQQDGDVRHFGLSKEGVIARQFLLGVVQTADGMPIFHEVFDGNAAEAPTLEPTLKKVLSRYPHIRRLVVVADRGLLSLDNIEALSKLHGAGDRPLEFILAVPGRRYGEFVDLLEPMSERAAQANQEIVEEAQWQGHRLVVVHSPVRATEQTQERLARIHALQQRADQLAGKLDAQDEGKVQRGRKLSDSGAKARFFHEVSDARLARIIKVDLQSDLFTYAIDETALARAQLMDGKLMLVTNVQDLSPAEVVRRYKSLADIERGFKVLKSEIEIAPVFHRRPERIKAHASLCFIALILYRVMRQRLKLASSELSPETALADLRRIQRHTVRIDSGAPIHGISTIQPRQADVLAALNIKKPTQDTQLPLL, from the coding sequence ATGTTCCTCAAGATCTCCTCCTCGGGCGGTCACCGCTACGTTCGGCTGGTGGAGTCGTTCCGCAACGCGGATGGCCAACCCCGGCAACGCACGATCGCAACCCTCGGGCGTCTGGACGAACAGGGCGGACCGCTCGATGCCCTGCTGGGGGCCTTGCTGCGGGCCAAGGGTCGGCCTTCGGGCGACAGTGATCCGTCTCAGGTGCGCTTCGAGTCGGCGCTGACGTTGGGCGATGTTTGGGCCCTGCACGCCTTGTGGCACGAACTCGGATTCCATGGCCTGGGCGCCATCTTCCGGCGCGCCCGGTTCACCACTGCGGTCGAGCACGCGATCCGTGTGATGGTCTTCAACCGACTGTGCGACCCAGACTCCAAGCTGGGCGTGCTGCGCTGGCTGCAGACCGTCAGCATGCCCGGCATCGACGTGGACAAGCTGACGCATCAGCACTTGCTGCGCAGCATGGATGCCCTGATGGACCACCAGCAAGCCGTCGACGACTGCGTGGCCCAGTTGCTGCGCCCGCTCATTGATGAAGACCTCTCGGTGGTCTTTTACGATCTGACCACCATCCGCGCCGAAGGTCTCAGCCAGCAAGACGGTGATGTACGCCACTTCGGCCTGTCCAAGGAGGGCGTGATCGCCCGGCAGTTCCTGCTGGGCGTGGTGCAGACAGCCGACGGCATGCCGATCTTCCACGAGGTGTTCGACGGCAACGCCGCCGAGGCGCCGACCCTGGAGCCCACCTTGAAGAAGGTGCTCTCGCGCTACCCGCACATCAGGCGCCTGGTGGTGGTGGCCGACCGCGGGCTACTTTCGCTTGACAACATCGAGGCGTTGTCCAAGTTGCATGGGGCTGGAGATCGGCCGCTGGAGTTCATCCTGGCGGTGCCGGGGCGACGCTACGGTGAGTTTGTCGATCTTCTCGAGCCCATGAGCGAGCGTGCTGCCCAGGCCAACCAGGAGATCGTCGAAGAGGCGCAGTGGCAAGGCCATCGCCTGGTGGTGGTCCACAGCCCCGTGCGAGCGACCGAGCAAACCCAGGAGCGCCTTGCACGCATCCATGCCTTGCAGCAACGCGCCGATCAGTTGGCCGGCAAGCTCGACGCCCAGGACGAAGGCAAAGTCCAGCGCGGGCGCAAGCTCTCGGATTCCGGCGCCAAGGCCCGCTTCTTCCACGAAGTCAGCGACGCCCGCCTGGCGCGCATCATCAAGGTGGACCTGCAGTCCGATCTGTTCACCTATGCGATCGATGAAACCGCACTCGCGCGAGCGCAACTCATGGACGGCAAGCTGATGCTGGTCACCAATGTCCAGGATCTGAGCCCGGCCGAGGTGGTGCGGCGCTACAAGTCGCTGGCCGACATCGAGCGTGGCTTCAAGGTGCTCAAGTCCGAGATCGAGATCGCCCCGGTGTTCCACCGCCGGCCCGAGCGCATCAAGGCCCACGCCAGCCTGTGCTTCATCGCGCTGATCCTGTACCGCGTCATGCGCCAGCGCCTCAAACTCGCCAGCAGCGAACTGTCTCCAGAAACCGCCCTGGCCGACCTGCGCCGCATCCAGCGCCACACCGTGCGCATCGACAGCGGCGCCCCCATCCACGGCATCTCCACCATCCAACCTCGCCAGGCCGATGTCCTGGCCGCACTCAACATCAAAAAACCCACCCAAGACACCCAACTGCCCCTGCTGTAG
- a CDS encoding porin: protein MKRSIMAAVVIGACCQMAHAKGGAQLYGVIDMGIERLTYDNTSLNRLGSGVQSTDRIGIRGQENLGGGLQTFFDVETGFCGNGTNSFPGSLVYKGDNSAVGSSVCSGGGFMGRLSVLGLKSRYGVFKAGRFYSLNYDNLVKIDPFMTGMTGAVKNIDPAGYNYVRFSQAVGYRTPDFGGLTAAMLYAFGGQPGSFSKGQSYELNVDYESKNFTAGIDYLKNNHPYSADSKFNPYVALAWEFGPAATLTQQGSFNNEVVQLYGGYDFSVAKLTALYSDEKYGDGLPYAAGHFVPDLKIWMLGATIPLPRGKFLASISRRSDMNKSDTTATQVAIGYLYPLSKRTNIYTSYSRIRNDSATDLYVGDNGFTAQGTVGGASASGLTIGLRHFF, encoded by the coding sequence ATGAAAAGAAGCATCATGGCAGCTGTAGTCATAGGGGCATGCTGTCAAATGGCCCACGCTAAGGGGGGTGCCCAGCTCTACGGCGTCATCGACATGGGCATTGAAAGGCTGACCTATGACAACACCAGCCTGAACCGGCTCGGTTCCGGCGTGCAATCCACAGACCGGATCGGGATACGAGGACAGGAAAATTTAGGAGGGGGTTTGCAAACATTTTTTGATGTCGAAACCGGATTTTGTGGAAACGGCACCAATTCGTTTCCAGGTAGCCTCGTATACAAAGGGGATAACAGTGCCGTGGGATCGAGTGTTTGCTCGGGTGGGGGGTTCATGGGTCGCCTCAGCGTGCTGGGCTTAAAAAGCCGCTATGGCGTTTTTAAGGCCGGTCGCTTTTACAGTCTGAATTATGACAATCTCGTCAAGATCGATCCATTCATGACAGGGATGACTGGGGCTGTGAAAAACATCGACCCGGCAGGCTATAACTACGTTCGATTTTCGCAGGCTGTTGGATACCGGACTCCCGATTTTGGCGGGCTAACGGCCGCCATGCTCTACGCATTTGGTGGACAGCCCGGAAGCTTCTCAAAGGGACAGTCTTATGAACTGAACGTGGATTATGAATCCAAAAATTTTACTGCTGGAATTGATTACCTAAAAAATAACCATCCGTACAGCGCAGACAGCAAATTTAATCCTTATGTTGCACTGGCCTGGGAATTCGGTCCAGCTGCAACGCTCACCCAACAGGGCTCGTTCAATAATGAAGTCGTCCAGCTCTATGGTGGATATGATTTTTCCGTCGCCAAACTGACTGCACTTTACTCTGACGAAAAATACGGCGATGGTCTGCCCTATGCGGCAGGACATTTCGTACCGGATTTGAAAATATGGATGCTTGGCGCAACTATTCCCCTGCCGCGAGGGAAATTTCTGGCTTCAATTTCCAGGCGCAGTGACATGAACAAATCTGACACCACCGCAACGCAAGTGGCCATTGGTTATCTTTATCCGCTCTCCAAGAGGACGAACATCTATACATCGTATTCACGCATCCGCAACGATTCGGCAACAGATTTATATGTTGGCGATAACGGTTTCACCGCACAGGGAACCGTTGGCGGCGCGAGTGCCAGTGGTCTAACCATCGGCCTGCGTCATTTCTTCTGA
- the rng gene encoding ribonuclease G codes for MNPTPEDILINITPQETRVALVAHAAVQELHIERSLERGLVGNIYLGKVARVLPGMQSAFIDIGLERTAFLHVADLWQRQAIPVPTEAASEAATAPPLQPIEKLIYEGQTLMVQVLKDPINTKGARLTTQISLAGRMLVHLPQDNHIGISQKIDGAELRTALRERMTALLATDAGDAQGFIVRTNAEDASDAELAEDIAYLRKTWAAIQQRAHVTSPSALIYQELSLAQRVLRDLVSDATRSVQIDSRENFELLQSFAAEYMPRVSGRLQLYRGERPLFETANVDEEIERALGRRVDLKSGGYLIIDQTEAMTTIDVNTGGFVGARNFDDTIYRTNLEATQAIARQLRLRNLGGIIIIDFIDMHNAQHRAAVLDELRKSLARDKVKVTVSGFSQLGLVELTRKRTRDSLAHMLLEPCPTCGGLGQVKTARTVCYEILREILREAKQFNPREFRIVGAADVIDLFLEEESQHLASLSDFIGKPVSLQVEPAFSQQQYDIVLT; via the coding sequence ATGAATCCGACGCCCGAAGACATTCTCATCAACATCACCCCGCAGGAAACCCGGGTCGCCTTGGTGGCCCACGCCGCGGTGCAGGAACTGCACATCGAACGCAGCCTGGAACGCGGGCTGGTGGGCAATATCTATCTGGGCAAAGTGGCGCGGGTGCTGCCCGGCATGCAGTCCGCCTTCATCGATATCGGCCTGGAGCGCACGGCCTTTTTGCATGTGGCCGACCTATGGCAGCGCCAGGCCATTCCCGTGCCCACCGAGGCCGCCAGCGAAGCGGCGACAGCACCGCCCCTTCAGCCCATCGAAAAGCTGATCTACGAAGGCCAGACGCTGATGGTGCAGGTGCTCAAAGACCCGATCAACACCAAGGGCGCGCGCCTGACCACGCAGATCAGCCTGGCCGGACGCATGCTGGTGCATCTGCCGCAAGACAACCACATCGGCATTTCGCAAAAAATCGACGGCGCAGAGCTGCGCACCGCGTTGCGCGAACGCATGACCGCCCTGCTGGCGACGGATGCCGGCGATGCGCAAGGCTTCATCGTGCGCACCAATGCCGAAGACGCCAGCGACGCGGAGCTGGCCGAAGACATCGCCTACCTGCGCAAGACCTGGGCCGCCATTCAGCAGCGCGCCCACGTCACCAGCCCCAGCGCCCTGATCTACCAGGAACTCAGCCTGGCGCAGCGGGTGCTACGCGATCTGGTGAGCGACGCCACCCGCAGCGTGCAGATCGACTCGCGCGAAAACTTCGAGCTGCTTCAGAGCTTCGCCGCCGAATACATGCCCCGGGTCAGCGGCCGCCTGCAGCTCTACCGCGGCGAGCGCCCGCTGTTCGAGACGGCGAACGTGGACGAGGAAATCGAGCGCGCGCTGGGGCGGCGAGTCGACCTCAAATCCGGCGGCTACCTCATCATCGACCAGACCGAGGCGATGACCACCATCGACGTCAACACCGGCGGTTTCGTCGGCGCGCGCAACTTCGACGACACCATCTACCGCACCAATCTGGAGGCCACGCAAGCCATCGCCCGCCAACTGCGGCTGCGCAATCTGGGCGGCATCATCATCATCGACTTCATCGACATGCACAACGCCCAGCACCGCGCCGCCGTGCTCGACGAACTGCGTAAATCGCTGGCGCGCGACAAGGTGAAGGTCACCGTCAGCGGCTTCTCGCAACTCGGCCTGGTGGAACTCACCCGCAAACGCACCCGCGACTCGCTGGCGCACATGCTGCTGGAGCCCTGCCCCACCTGCGGCGGGCTGGGTCAAGTGAAAACCGCGCGCACCGTGTGCTATGAAATCCTGCGGGAAATTCTGCGCGAGGCCAAACAATTCAACCCGCGCGAGTTCCGCATCGTCGGCGCCGCCGACGTCATCGACCTGTTCCTCGAAGAAGAAAGCCAGCATCTGGCCTCGCTCTCCGACTTCATCGGCAAGCCCGTGTCGCTACAGGTCGAGCCCGCGTTTTCGCAGCAACAGTACGACATCGTGCTGACCTGA